The Musa acuminata AAA Group cultivar baxijiao chromosome BXJ2-5, Cavendish_Baxijiao_AAA, whole genome shotgun sequence genomic interval caccattggccgTCCTCCCAATAAGCTGAGAGACAGGGCAACATGTCACACCTGTCCTTCACGCTGAAGGAAGGTTGCAAAAAGTCAAGCTTTGCTGCGATCTGTGCATGACAACCTTCAGTCACTTCGTTCAGGTACACCATCGGCGTCCTCCCAATAAGCTGCGCTGCGTTCACCATATCGAACTCCTGTcaccaggaaaaaaaaaaaaattcaacttttgctctttctctccctttcttTCTGTGGATTTTCACCAAACCAAACTATTGTCaccaaaaaagataatttttggcctctttttcttcctttatttTTGTACATTTGTCAAAGTTTGAAGATTGCTTGAGGATAGATGGAAAGAAAGAGGTAAATTCAAGGCAAAAGGTTATAGTCCAACGGAGTGGTGAAGCAAAGAGCGAAAAGGGGCTCACTTGCGTGGCTTCCTTGTTGATTCAGAGAAGCCGCCGCAGGATCCACCGCTTGTTGAGTAGAGAAGAGCGAGGCCATTCGGAGAAGAGGCAACCCGTTCCTTCCCCTTTTCACGAGCTCCATCATGTTCctcgccatctctctctctctctgcctgctGCTactgcggctgctgctgctgcgctaTCTCCGTCTCAATCTATTCATCTATTCAACTTATTGGATGACACAAGTGGGGCTACGCGCGTTCAACACCAGCCACGTTAAGCGAGCGGATCTCCTGTTGAATCACAGGCAGGGAACAGGGAATCAGCATCTCGCAAAGTGGGACCCTGCAACAGTGACCACCTCACATTTTCTGTTTGGTGGTTGTACTAAGTCATAAATCGACAATTTAGTACATAAACTTGAAAGATTCAAAGCGGAATCGACATATCGCAGCATCTTAAGCATAGATAGGTACTCGGCATGGCAATTACACGGGTCAAGAAGCATGCATGGAATCCATGGATGCATACATACATCATGCAAAGACAAGAAAAGATAGGACGGGGATTCGGTGAAGGCAATCAACCGAGGTGGTACAAAGGACCGTGTCAATGACATAGGTGGCATCCGCATCGCAGCCGTCACGTAACGTGCATGCTAGTCGCATGCAGGTGGTGGGAAGAACACGATATGGTGGCTAATGGATCGGAACAGGACCAAATAATTTGGTACCACCAATTCAAACATACAACGAACGCATCATCTAAAATATCCTCCAAAGACGTGGAAAATAGTAATTTACTTACATTGTAAACATGCGTCTACTTTGCTCACCTGTCTTGTTTATAAGGAATGGGGAGTAGATATAAGTGGAGAATGATTGTTGTATCTTTTCTTTGTATTGTATGATCCCAAGCTCAGGTCAACGTCGTGTGTGTTAGCACCGAGAAGGACGACTTCCTGTTTCAACATATGGTGGCTAAGGTTTCTTGCATGCGGCTACTATGTCTAGAATAACTATAATATTTCAGTTTAGTTCTACATCAAACATGAGAGATGATTGGAATCACAATTGGATGAGTCTCTTATCACTAATGTAGATAAATGAATCAATTATCTAATCAAATCTTATCATAATAGAGTTTTTTAGACATGTCATGTCATGGTCCACATTACTTATTTTCTCGTTCAGATTCTTAGATATTCAAGTTGGATTCTCTGCTTAACATGAGAGATAAAGAGAAGGCATGAGAGAAAGAAAGATCTTACCTTTATCATAAGAGCTCCTCCCTTTTGTTGAGCTCAAGTCGATTGATAGGGAATGATCTCAATACTACTCAAGTTCCAATAGCCAAAATCCTTTATCCAAACTTTGCCCAATTAATTAAAGAATATCCAAAGTCCTATTGTTCATTATCCAAATCTCAAGAGGCAGTTTAAGCAACAATAGAAGAGACCAAAATCAATAGTAATCATTAATTTTATCGAGAACACACAGGTGCTATCCAATGACTACTTATATTTTTATACATCTATAAGTTTTCTATCATGTATCTACAAGTTTACGAGCAATAAATATTGTTTTCATTTCGGCTTTATGTTTGTTTCTAGTGATAACTCTTTCACCGCAACTTCCATATGAGAGGTGATATCAAATCTATGGATTGTCGAACCTAAGCCTTATTTGGATCATCAATAATGATCAAACTATTTGCGACCCCCAAAGGATCTTCTTGTCCATACATTTCTTGTGAGCAACAACAACTTCTTACTCACAACTTGATCCTAAGAAATATAAGTTAGTCATTCTTTAATTGCATCAATGACCTCGACTCGAGCCACTAACATTGACAATGATAATTTGATGGTACTTGCGATCTCATCAAGGATTACGATCCATACTTAGATGACCAAATTCCATCTAGTGAGGAATGCGTTACTACGAACGCATCCGAATGATATGACATATGCACTGTGAGAGCTTTTCCAAAGCCCACAAGTTTAAGTGCTAATCCATGCTCGGGCTTGTGAATCACATAACAGACGCATAATGTAGTGAGATGGACTACACGGGTTACTGTGGCACCATAGAAACTCCACAAAAGCTAGCATGCATGTATTCAATTGAGTTGGCCTCAGTGTTGTCTCTTCACTGGTGTGCACTCAGAGACTGTTTCCACCGCTACCTATTTGTTTGCAGCCTTGATGTGCGAGTTGCTTTGTGGAAGTCAGTGAAAGCTTCCACCGGATGTGTCCTTTGTTGCTCTTCCTCATCATTAGGTTTGGCAATGCCAAATAATTTATATGATActctttattatataaaattacagAAATAAGAGTGTAGAAATATCATAGTATGATAGGTGAAGATTTTGATCGTGAAAATTAACATCGGAATCAATTTAAAATTGAGATATGATGAGAGATTCGAATTCGGATAAGTTACCTCTTTGAGGCAATTCGTCGAGCACCCACCTGACATCTCACCAGCCGAACAGCTGGGACATCACATCATCCTTGGACTTGTGTTGCGCTCCTCTCTCCAACCTGGGCTGCGTCAGAAACCATTTAATTGTCGGCAAGCATTTCATCAAGCAGGTGGAGTGCAAGTCGCCGTATCAGGGAAGAGCATAAATGCCGGCGTATGTACAAGCAACAATAAAATGGCTTACAAGATCGATAGAGGAACGTCATGTGGTCCATCCGCACCGTCGCGCATTATGTCGAGCAGATGAGGAGTCCCTTTCGCGCATGACGTGCGAGGCATGTGTGCCTTCTCCTTCCGGGCCAGCGTGCGACGTGATGGGCGACTGAGCTGCCGCGATCCGATGCCGCTTTCGGCTTCATCAAACCGATGCGCCCATGGCGCTGGGACTCCACAAGGGAATGGGCCGCCTGTCGGCACATCAGGTCGCGTCCTACTGCGTGATCTTTGTCTGTCTCCGACAAAGTAAACCGTCTCCATCCaaatataattagttttaaagATTATATTTGTCTCTGAAAGATCATATGttctttaattaaattttattactgATAAGATAATTTAGTCCGATATTAGTTGATGAGCATGAGAATCAAGGGTTTATAAATCCGTCAAATCTCTTTTACCTTCAAATATGTCTTTTGGAGTTCTGTTCAGAAAGGACAAAACTGACTATCGCACAAAGCAGATCATTCCACATAAAGGGAATCAAGGTCCCTTATCATATTGGCGCTAGAAAGATGACCCCTACAGGAGGGAACACCGATAAGATTCCAATACTTAGGTTTATGCAAATACCATGAATCGTGGAATGCATGTATCAGTGTTGCTGTAGAAACCAAAGCCTCCAATTAAATGCTGTTGCTACTATTATTGAGCTGACAGCCCACGGTgagttttacccttcacattggaagagttttctatgtatatcttgatgtttttatctgattataatttttatttaattccatTAAACctgttagtatttgttcatatacaaaaatttatttTCCTTTGTATCCCGCTACTGAGCAGCACACAATGGGCTTGTTATCTGTGTTATCTCATCATCAACGCCGATGCTTTCACTGCAACAAGTGGATTGACAAAGAGAAGACACAGACTGGTTGATAACACTTTAATCTATTGGTTCTTCTTGCTCAGCACCTCAAAGAGCATGTGAAGCAGTGGATAACACCTGCAACTCGACCACCTCTGTGAGTCCACATGCACGAAACCCCACCATGAGAGATCAGAGACTCGTCTTGCAGCCTCACATGGGATTCAACTCGATGGCTTTGATTCGCAACCCGAAAGGGAAAGCCAAAAGGTCCACAGGTCTCATGGCAATGGGGCTTAGTTTAATTGTGATGACAGCAATAATGCTCTTCGAAATAATAATCTTAATTAGCTGCATGCCTACCCCTAACCCTAATTCTCTGAATGATCCAAAAAGAAATGGTGAGATTGTTTAGGGTTTCTTTGCCAGCTGACACAATTGTTCTTATCACAACCAAAGGCTGAAACGGTAACCCAACATGCTATCCACCATAGATTCACTATAGATCATTGGCCATATATACTAAGATATGCTTAAATTCCCTTTTAGATTCTATTATCCTTTTTAGTAATGAGTCCCATTATTTCCAGTTAGAAGTAATGAGGTGACCTAATTGATGGACCTGTTCAACTCTTGATTAGGTTGTATTACCTAATgaatctataataataataataataataataataataagagaaaTATATGTTTTCTCATGTTGGCACATTGGGAATGTTGTCTTGAAGTGACAAGATGCCTTTGGTTTCCTCATGCACCAACCATATCTTGTCAACCAAAGCCGGAATTCCATGTACTACTTGTGTTGTTGTTTGCATCTAACTCAATCGAATGTAGCAAACAATGGAGGATTCTGGCCAAGTAGCAGACCATCTCTCCCAAGGTTTGTGCTGTcccatggaagaagaagaagagtcgtACATGAGTCCCTCCTTAATACCCTGTGGAGCGTTGTCTGCGTTGATAATGACACCCTCCACATTCTTCCATCCCTCATCCCCAGactccaccatggtctcgagcacACCACATGTTACTTGTACTTCGGAGGACATATATCCTCCACCATCAGATGTGGTGAGCAGATCTCTCCGCCCACATTGGTGGACCAGATGAAAGCTTCCGGTGTTGGCCATGGAGGAGTAGCAGATGTAGAGGATGAGGCCATGACCACATCCTGATTACTTAGTTGCATGAGGAACTCATGAAGTCAAGCAGCTGCTGGTTTTGCTTGGGTTTTACCTGCTATTACCATCCAACACTGTCAGATAGAAAGATGGTTTTGTTTGGGTGCATGTCATGTGTCGGCCACAGAAGCTGATGGAATCACCATCTTCTCTGAACTCGTTACCAACCTTCCTGTGTTGGCCATCAGCTGACACTGTGTGACAGAGATATTGCAGTCAGGCAAAGTGTAACTCCATAAACGCCCCCTGAAAACCTTTCATATATGGTAGCAAAATCTACAAGGGAAGACTGGACAGATGGAGAGAGATGCACCAAAACAAAACAAAGCACCAATGTTTTCATCAACTATCACTaactaagaataataataatggtgGTGATGATTCCTACAGAAGTACATTACAGAGGCTGGTGACTCTTTCAGTTGCACCAAAcactagaagaggaggaagagagggtACTTCCATCTTCCCCTACCTCAGTGTCAGATGCACACCCTCATGCTGTTCTTGAGAGAGGGGAGGGCTCTACAGCCTCCTCTACCAGCAAAAAGGGGCCTAAAGAAGGAAGGATGGCAGGACAATGGCAACAAGTGACAAGATCAAAGCATTGTCGACAGAGACCTCCTTTAACATAATTGCAGCTCTTTCAAGGCCTCGGAGACCAAAGAAAGGGAAAAGGAAACAGTAACTCTGGTGCTCCCATACGGTCTTGCTTTCTGTTATAACTCTTCCCTGGATAAAAGTCTGAGATCAAGGCCAGGAAACATGTTGGGTTTTGTTTTCGGAAACACTTCCATCGATCTTGAGATTTGAGCTGCACCACAGCGTAAAGCTTTGAGGTGATTATTGGATTTTGAGCTTGGAAACAATAGAATTGAGATTTATGCTTCAGAATTTGATGTTTGCTTCTCCTTTATTATCATCAAACCGGTTCTTGTTTTCAAGAACAGGAAACACGAAACAGAAACAGTACAAAACTGCTGCTTGTTGTCACGCGCCGCCTGTCAATAAACAAAGGCACCAGCTTTGTCCCCTCCGATATATCTTATCGCTGTTCACGGTGGAGCTCCGCTGTTTTCTCAGATTAGTCTATTTGGCGAGAGTGAGAAGGGGAAGTGGAGGCAGGCATCCATGCGAGTGCGCGTCGGGGAGGGGAAGAGAGCAGGAAAGATGTAAGCTTTCTTGATCTCCACCCATCAAAATCTCTTCGTGCTCTGTTTTTTGCCAGAGATTGGTGGCTCTCAGGTCCCTGTCACGCCCTCAATGGCCGCCAGATCACCTTCCTCTTATGCGTCTGTTCCATAGCCCTCAGGGATCTCGTTCTTTTTCCTTGGCCACAAAAAAGGAACGATCTTGCGAGCAAGAATCACGAAAAAGATTTGGTTTTTTCGCTGTTCCTGCGATGTTTCGCTGTCCCTTGTTGGTTCTTGACGAAGCGACTCATTTGTTTTGTTGACATTTGGTGGGATCCTTTTGGATCTCGCGTGCATTAGGGTATTAAGAACATGCCTTTTTTATCATATGCAATCTTAAAGGCTGGATCTTTACATAGAGTTCATGAAAGGAGGGAAGCCAGCACAGATCTGGCAGGGTCGCTGCATCTTTGCATAGTGAACTTGTTGGATCGAAGACACATGCGGCTTTAGGTTCTTGGAAGCCCTTCTCCCATGTTGTGAATTTGAGCTCTTGTGCAGGGATCTCGCCTCAGTTTCCTTCCCATTCTTGTTTTCAGATTTTGCTCTCAGAATGCATTTAATCTGACGAGATCTTCGCCATTTTCTTCATCGTGAATGTATAAGGAAATGGAGGGTTGTTTCCTGAAGTCCTTGCTCCGAAAACTTCAGAGGATTCTGCTCCATGTTAGGAAGTTTAAGCTCACGAGTTGCTTTCCTTTTCGAGATCTATGCCAATAAGTTTCTTTCTTCTGCTTTTGATTGGTTTCTCAAGCTTAGGACTTCGTTTTTGTCTTCATCTTCAGATGGTCAGATTACCACCAGCACATATCTGTTTATCCTCTTTGACTATATTTCTTTCCCATCAAAAAGGAGAAAATTTCAGATTTGTAATCTACCGGATGAGAAAATCTGTATTGTTATAGTAAtttcagtttgaaatcttcagaaTTATTTTGTTAGGTCAGCATAGTTAAGATTGCCCACGAAACTTGGTCGGTTTTCTTGAAACTTGACGTGATGACTGTCATCGCCATGGACTTAGGTGATGATCATGGTGATGACTGTCATCACCATGAACTCAAGCTTCTTACAGCTATGACTCATTTAcctagaaagaaaagaagaaattcaaagttggtgcactgatttcttgATTTAGCTGTCAGCTTTGAGTTTTTGTCCTTTTAATCTCAAGATATTGTTGTGTTAATTAGATTTCTTATTTGTGCCATACTAATACTTGATCCTTTCTTATTTCAGAACACCACTTTATTTGGAGTTAATACATTTCCATGTTTCTGAGGGACAGCAAAGTCTAGTTAAATCAAATATCAAACACTGAAAGTGGTGGATATCTTATGAAGATGGATATATGgagcttcaacaagaaagctccaATGTCGGGGCGTTATCTGCCACAACCCTTCGGAacccttcatcttcttcttcagcgTTCGTCTCTGCTAATCAGTCCCCTTTCTTCTCCCCACGGTCACCATCAACACATACCTCTGAACCTCTAAAACATGACAGTGCCGCATGCCCAAACGGTGTCGGTATTACCGTGGATCATCTTGGCTCCCTAACTGGACGGTTGCAGTCAATATCTAATATCCATTTTGTTGCTTCCAATATTTCTCCTGCTCCCAGTTTCTGTTCTTCCAGTAATTTTGGAACTCCAGGAGCCGTATATAACAACCTTACTCTGGTTTCCTCCTTTAATGGTGTTTGCAATGGCAGTTCATCTAATAATAGCCAGGGAACAGGAAATAATTTCTTGGGTCGAGGGGAGAAGCAGAAGAGATTGGGCAAAAAACAGGGGAAGCTTTTGTGTTCCAGGCCTTCAGCTTCAGTTTCTTCAACTAGTAAACTTCGGAGCTACGATGTGTACATAGGCTTTCATGGAAGGAAGCCATCTTTGCTGAGATTTGCCAACTGGCTTCGTGCGGAGCTGGAAATTCAGGGGATCAGTTGCTTTGCATCTGACAGGGCCCGATGTAGGAATGCTCGCAGCCATGATGCAGTTGAAAGAATAATGAATGCTTCTGCCTACGGTGTGGTGATACTCACAAAGAAGTCATTTGGGAACCCTTATAGCATAGAGGAGCTTAGATGTTTCCTGAACAAGAAAAATCTGATACCAATCTACTTTGATTTGGGCGCTGGTGATTGTCTTGCCAGAGATGTAATCGAGAAGAGGGGAGAATTATGGGAGAAACATGGTGGTGAGTTATGGATGCTTTATGGTGGCTTGGAGAGAGAATGGAGAGAGGCCATTGATGGACTCTCAAGGGTGTTGGACTGGCGGTTGGAGGCATGTGATGGCAACTGGAGAGATTGTGTACTGCAGGCAGTTGTttttctagctacaagattgggGAGGAGAAGCGTGGTTGATAGAATTAATAGATGGAGGGAAAGGGTGGAAAAGGAGGAATTCCCGTTCCCTCGAAATGAAGATTTTGTTGGGCGGAAAAAGGAACTCTCCGAGTTGGAGCTTATTCTGTTTGGTGATGTTAGTGGAGATGGAGAAAGAGAATACTTTGAACTCAAGACGAGGCACAGGAGAAAATCTCTGGTTATTGGGCGCCCTGACAAGTAtcgtgaagaagaagatgcaaaagatcaacaatcagaGAGCAGCAGCAAAGGAAAAGAGCCAGTTCTATGGAAGGAATCTGAGAATGAAATAGAGATGCAAAGGTTGGGAAGTCCACTAAAACGATACCGCCCTCTAAGGCCAAAGAATGGAAGCAGGCACACCAGGAGAAAAAGATCCATGAAGATACTATACGGCAAGGGTATTGCTTGTGTCTCTGGAGAGTCTGGAATTGGCAAGACAGAGTTAATTTTGGAATATGCTTACAGATTCTTTCAGAGATATAAGATGGTTTTATGGGTGGGCGGAGAAGCCAGATATTTTCGGCAAAACTATTTGGCTCTGCGAACCTTTTTGGAAGTTGACCTTAGCATCGAGAATCATTCTCTTGAGAAAGGAAGAACAAAGTGCTTTGAGGAGCAGGAAGAGGAAGCCATTGCGAGTGTTAGGAAAGAATTAATTCGAGATATCCCGTTCTTAATTATTATAGATAATTTGGAGAATGAGAAAGACTGGTGGGACCAAAAAGATATCATGGATCTGCTGCCACGCTTTGGTGGAGAAACACACTTAATAATAACTACATGCCTTCCTCGGGTGATGAGCTTGGATCCCATGAATCTGTCTTATTTATCTGGTGCGGAGGCACTGTCTTTGATGAAGGGAGGTGTAAAGGATTATCCCATGGTGGAAGTTGATGCTCTCAGGGTCATTGAGGAGAAGCTCGGCAGGCTTACACTAAGTCTTACCATTGTTGGTGCCATTCTTTCCGAGCTACCCATTACTCCAAGTAGACTTCTTGATACTATTAATAGAATGCCTGTGAGAGATATGGCATGGACTGAAAGAGAGGCTCTTACATTTAGAAGAAATGCAGTTCTTGTTCAACTTTTAGATGTCTGTCTTTCCATATTTGATCATGCTGACGGACCAAGGAGTTTGGCCACCAGAATGGTTCAGGTAAGCGGTTGGTTTGCTCCTTCTGCAATTCCAATACCACTCTTAGCTTTGGCTGCACACAAGGTTCCAGAGAAGCGT includes:
- the LOC135584359 gene encoding uncharacterized protein LOC135584359 encodes the protein MELQQESSNVGALSATTLRNPSSSSSAFVSANQSPFFSPRSPSTHTSEPLKHDSAACPNGVGITVDHLGSLTGRLQSISNIHFVASNISPAPSFCSSSNFGTPGAVYNNLTLVSSFNGVCNGSSSNNSQGTGNNFLGRGEKQKRLGKKQGKLLCSRPSASVSSTSKLRSYDVYIGFHGRKPSLLRFANWLRAELEIQGISCFASDRARCRNARSHDAVERIMNASAYGVVILTKKSFGNPYSIEELRCFLNKKNLIPIYFDLGAGDCLARDVIEKRGELWEKHGGELWMLYGGLEREWREAIDGLSRVLDWRLEACDGNWRDCVLQAVVFLATRLGRRSVVDRINRWRERVEKEEFPFPRNEDFVGRKKELSELELILFGDVSGDGEREYFELKTRHRRKSLVIGRPDKYREEEDAKDQQSESSSKGKEPVLWKESENEIEMQRLGSPLKRYRPLRPKNGSRHTRRKRSMKILYGKGIACVSGESGIGKTELILEYAYRFFQRYKMVLWVGGEARYFRQNYLALRTFLEVDLSIENHSLEKGRTKCFEEQEEEAIASVRKELIRDIPFLIIIDNLENEKDWWDQKDIMDLLPRFGGETHLIITTCLPRVMSLDPMNLSYLSGAEALSLMKGGVKDYPMVEVDALRVIEEKLGRLTLSLTIVGAILSELPITPSRLLDTINRMPVRDMAWTEREALTFRRNAVLVQLLDVCLSIFDHADGPRSLATRMVQVSGWFAPSAIPIPLLALAAHKVPEKRRSSPLWKKCWHALSGSLTASRIKRSEAEATSMLIRFGIGRSSTKPDCIHFHELIKLYARKRGGNRFAHAMVQAVYLRNSISLYPEHLWAACFLLFGFATDPIVVRLRPSELLFFMKRVVLPLAINMFVNLSQCNAALDLLQHSTDVLEVAADSLVSRAEKWLDKSFCCVRQVQSDSQNTYLWQELSLLRATVLQTRAKLMLKGGQYDKGDDLIREAIFIRTSICGEHHPDTISARETLSKVTRLLMNVQVS